Proteins from a single region of Pseudomonas fulva:
- the flgL gene encoding flagellar hook-associated protein FlgL: protein MRISTLQAFNNGVQGLQRNYANAIRTQEQISTGNRILTPADDPVASVRLLQLEQQQNVLTQYKDNLTAAQNSLTQEDVTLNSVNTVLQRVQELAVRAGGGSLSADDRKSIAAELREREDELLGLMNSKNARGEYLFSGFQGKSEPFVRNADGSYSYEGDEGQRKVEIASSLSVPISDNGKKVFQNIINAGRLQAAVPTTVGTPPVPYTTPAGSTLRTSTPLVQDEVAFAGNPKFPDAGIDIVFSDTDPNSYKIYDAQTGAELGDGAVDGRAESTDKLVFRGVVVNFNGTPVGGERIQITADQNAQKQGVLDSIANLRKALEGEPSTPEGNFVVRDAVAQALTNLSNASINVDSARGDIGARLNIIDSAKADNDDVTLVNKSTQAELRELDYAEAMPRLAFQTLILEAAQQSYVKISGLNLFNKL from the coding sequence ATGCGTATTTCCACTCTCCAGGCGTTCAACAACGGCGTTCAAGGCCTGCAGCGCAACTACGCCAATGCCATTCGCACTCAGGAACAGATCAGCACCGGCAATCGAATCCTCACTCCGGCCGATGACCCGGTGGCATCGGTGCGCCTGCTGCAACTCGAGCAGCAGCAGAATGTACTGACACAGTACAAGGACAATCTGACGGCCGCGCAGAACAGCCTGACTCAGGAAGACGTAACGCTTAACTCGGTCAATACGGTATTACAGCGGGTGCAAGAGCTCGCCGTACGTGCTGGCGGTGGCTCGCTTAGTGCCGACGACCGCAAGTCGATTGCTGCAGAGTTGCGCGAGCGCGAGGATGAGCTTCTAGGGCTAATGAACAGCAAGAATGCCCGTGGTGAGTACCTGTTTTCAGGCTTCCAAGGCAAGTCGGAACCGTTCGTTCGCAATGCGGATGGCAGTTATAGCTATGAGGGTGATGAGGGGCAGCGCAAGGTCGAGATTGCAAGCTCCCTCAGCGTTCCCATTAGCGATAACGGCAAGAAGGTTTTCCAGAACATCATCAATGCAGGCCGCCTGCAGGCCGCGGTGCCAACTACAGTTGGTACGCCGCCCGTGCCATACACAACGCCTGCAGGGTCAACCCTCAGGACATCGACCCCTCTCGTTCAGGATGAAGTTGCCTTCGCAGGTAACCCCAAGTTCCCTGACGCAGGGATAGATATCGTCTTCAGTGATACCGATCCCAATAGCTATAAAATCTACGATGCCCAAACCGGAGCCGAGTTAGGTGACGGTGCAGTGGACGGCCGTGCGGAGAGCACTGACAAGCTGGTTTTCCGAGGTGTTGTAGTCAACTTCAACGGCACACCAGTTGGCGGCGAGCGTATTCAGATCACCGCGGATCAAAATGCCCAGAAGCAAGGTGTGCTGGACTCCATTGCCAATTTGCGCAAGGCGTTGGAAGGCGAACCATCCACACCTGAGGGCAATTTCGTGGTTCGCGATGCAGTCGCGCAGGCCCTGACGAATTTGTCGAACGCCAGTATCAATGTGGACAGCGCACGCGGGGATATCGGTGCCAGATTGAACATCATTGATAGCGCAAAAGCCGATAACGATGACGTTACCTTGGTCAACAAGTCGACCCAGGCAGAGCTGCGCGAGCTTGACTATGCGGAGGCGATGCCGCGCTTGGCGTTCCAGACATTGATTCTCGAAGCGGCGCAGCAAAGCTACGTAAAAATCAGCGGCTTGAACCTGTTCAATAAGCTTTAA
- the fliD gene encoding flagellar filament capping protein FliD: MAGITGIGGSGIDIDKTVKTLVAAERSPKQTQLDNLEKKSTTTITSLGAVKSALSEFKSALALINSPALFQARTATSSKPDVLTATAGLKAGAGSYQVEVKSLASSSKVALASIADSGNATFGKGSLTIKVGNTALPAITIDSSNNTLTGVRDAINKAGAEKGVSATIVNDSSGARLVLSSTTTGAGEDISVVAAPDDGTGSVNLSRLAFTAPAVDDPDPAVAADESAARIITRAKSAELTVDGLKVVSKSNTVDSAIEGLTLNLKTVTTAGAPITVGVAQDKGGVKTSIQNFVDAYNKLMGVMSAETKVTSVGEGKAPLAAGLVGDAMARGIISAVRAELVSAPEGSGGVRSLADLGITTQKDGTLAVDSAKLDKQLTDNFESISSLFTGDSGLAARLSNKVDPYVQTGGVIEQRDKALRTTLTSIDKQKESLNLRMQALETRLFKQFNAMDMMYAQLSNTASSLASSLENMPWASGNSKK; this comes from the coding sequence ATGGCTGGGATAACAGGTATCGGTGGAAGCGGAATTGATATAGACAAAACCGTGAAAACCCTGGTTGCGGCAGAGCGAAGCCCCAAGCAGACCCAGCTTGACAACCTCGAGAAAAAATCCACTACGACCATCACCTCCTTAGGTGCGGTGAAAAGCGCTCTTAGTGAATTTAAAAGTGCACTTGCACTGATCAACAGTCCAGCACTATTTCAGGCTCGAACTGCGACCTCTTCGAAACCTGATGTTTTGACTGCTACCGCTGGTTTGAAGGCTGGTGCAGGCAGTTACCAAGTTGAAGTCAAGAGCTTGGCGAGTAGCAGTAAAGTTGCGCTGGCCTCAATCGCCGATAGCGGTAACGCCACCTTCGGTAAGGGCTCTCTTACCATCAAGGTCGGAAATACCGCTTTGCCAGCTATCACGATCGATTCCAGCAACAATACGCTGACTGGCGTTCGTGATGCCATCAATAAAGCCGGTGCCGAGAAAGGCGTTTCCGCAACGATCGTCAACGATAGCTCCGGTGCACGCCTGGTGTTGAGCAGCACAACCACAGGTGCGGGCGAGGATATATCAGTCGTTGCCGCACCCGATGATGGGACTGGCAGCGTTAATCTTTCGAGGTTGGCTTTCACCGCTCCCGCTGTTGACGATCCCGACCCCGCTGTTGCTGCAGATGAGTCTGCTGCTCGGATAATCACCCGTGCCAAGAGTGCCGAGCTGACCGTTGATGGCCTTAAGGTCGTTAGCAAAAGCAATACTGTCGATTCCGCGATTGAAGGGTTGACTCTCAATTTAAAAACGGTGACGACAGCTGGTGCGCCAATTACAGTCGGTGTTGCCCAAGACAAGGGTGGCGTCAAGACGAGTATCCAAAATTTTGTCGATGCCTATAACAAGTTGATGGGGGTGATGAGTGCTGAAACCAAGGTCACTTCAGTAGGCGAGGGCAAGGCACCTTTAGCAGCAGGCTTGGTCGGTGATGCAATGGCTCGCGGGATTATTAGTGCTGTACGTGCCGAGTTGGTCAGTGCACCGGAAGGAAGTGGCGGGGTACGTTCACTTGCCGATCTGGGCATCACTACCCAAAAAGACGGGACGTTGGCGGTTGACAGCGCGAAGCTTGACAAGCAGTTGACTGACAATTTTGAGTCCATTTCTTCTCTTTTTACCGGTGATTCGGGGTTGGCTGCACGGTTGTCGAACAAGGTCGACCCATACGTGCAAACAGGAGGCGTGATCGAGCAGCGCGACAAGGCTTTACGGACAACCTTGACCAGTATCGATAAGCAGAAAGAGTCGCTCAATCTACGCATGCAGGCCCTGGAAACTCGCTTGTTCAAGCAGTTCAACGCCATGGACATGATGTATGCGCAATTGTCCAACACGGCTTCCAGCTTGGCCTCTTCTCTCGAAAATATGCCGTGGGCCTCTGGTAACAGCAAAAAATGA
- the fliS gene encoding flagellar export chaperone FliS: MRSMAAMKQYQRVDVQAQVTEASPHRLIQMLMQGGLDRIYQARGALERGAFSEKGELLGKAIAIIGGLREALDREVEGDLVANLDKLYEYMIMRLLEGNRVNDPAKLDEVASLLREVKSGWDAIA, encoded by the coding sequence GTGAGATCTATGGCTGCAATGAAGCAATACCAGCGTGTGGACGTCCAAGCTCAAGTGACCGAAGCTAGCCCGCATCGTCTCATCCAAATGCTGATGCAGGGTGGGCTTGATCGGATCTACCAGGCGAGAGGCGCACTTGAGCGCGGGGCTTTCTCTGAAAAGGGCGAGCTGCTGGGCAAGGCAATCGCGATCATCGGTGGTCTGCGAGAAGCGCTGGATCGAGAGGTGGAGGGCGATTTGGTCGCAAACCTGGATAAGCTTTACGAGTACATGATCATGCGTTTGCTCGAGGGCAATCGCGTTAATGACCCGGCCAAATTGGATGAAGTCGCTAGCTTGCTTCGAGAAGTAAAGTCCGGCTGGGACGCTATCGCCTAA
- the flgJ gene encoding flagellar assembly peptidoglycan hydrolase FlgJ, with the protein MDTRLSAAGTSTVDSGAYTDLNRLSQFKVGGDNEENIRKVAKEFESLFLNEMLKTMRSANEVFGEGNFMNSNEAKTYQDMYDQQLSVTMAGNKNGIGLADVMARQMSKMKNVSDRPNPFAQVDAPVPAAPSKPLARSEAAADGAPARVEKIGAAADPERNDMTLINQRRLSLPGKLAQRIQAGIVPGAESPTATTVANTPAGDAVGKPLAKGDWLPAKAYAAPAERRLNINGSEEIASRTTFKSAKEFMETMLPMAEKAAAQLGVDPTYLVAQAALETGWGKSIIKQGDGSSSYNLFGIKTHNTWGGDSARVMTTEYQNGKPVKEAASFRSYESFAHSFEDYVSFLQSNGRYEKALSSTANPEQFARELQKAGYATDPQYARKVSQIARKLSTYQMIAANGAPSNRG; encoded by the coding sequence ATGGATACTCGACTCTCGGCCGCCGGCACCAGCACCGTCGACAGCGGTGCCTACACCGATCTCAATCGCCTCAGCCAGTTCAAGGTGGGTGGCGACAATGAGGAGAACATTCGCAAGGTTGCGAAGGAGTTCGAGTCGCTGTTCCTCAATGAAATGCTCAAGACCATGCGTTCGGCCAACGAAGTGTTCGGTGAAGGCAACTTCATGAACAGCAACGAGGCCAAGACCTACCAGGACATGTACGACCAGCAGTTGTCGGTGACCATGGCCGGCAACAAGAACGGTATCGGTCTGGCCGACGTGATGGCGCGACAGATGTCGAAGATGAAGAACGTCAGCGACCGGCCCAACCCGTTCGCCCAGGTCGACGCGCCCGTGCCGGCGGCGCCGAGCAAGCCGCTGGCACGCAGCGAAGCCGCTGCCGACGGGGCGCCGGCGCGGGTCGAGAAGATCGGCGCGGCGGCAGATCCCGAGCGCAACGACATGACGCTGATCAATCAGCGCCGACTGTCGTTGCCAGGCAAACTGGCCCAGCGCATCCAGGCCGGCATCGTGCCGGGCGCCGAGTCGCCCACGGCCACTACAGTGGCCAATACGCCGGCCGGAGACGCCGTTGGCAAGCCGCTGGCCAAGGGCGACTGGTTGCCGGCCAAGGCCTACGCCGCACCGGCCGAACGCCGCCTGAACATCAATGGCAGCGAGGAGATCGCCAGCCGCACGACGTTCAAGTCGGCCAAGGAATTCATGGAAACCATGTTGCCGATGGCCGAGAAGGCCGCGGCCCAGCTGGGCGTCGATCCCACCTACCTGGTCGCCCAGGCGGCGCTGGAAACCGGCTGGGGCAAGTCGATCATCAAGCAGGGCGATGGCAGCAGCAGCTACAACCTGTTCGGCATCAAGACCCACAACACCTGGGGCGGCGATTCCGCCCGGGTGATGACCACCGAATACCAGAACGGCAAACCGGTGAAGGAGGCGGCCTCGTTTCGCTCCTACGAATCCTTCGCCCACAGCTTCGAGGATTACGTGAGCTTCCTGCAGAGCAACGGGCGGTACGAAAAGGCGCTGAGCTCCACCGCCAACCCCGAGCAGTTCGCCCGCGAATTGCAGAAAGCCGGCTATGCCACCGATCCGCAGTACGCCCGCAAGGTTTCGCAGATCGCCCGCAAGCTGTCGACTTACCAGATGATCGCCGCCAACGGCGCGCCCTCGAATCGGGGATGA
- the flgK gene encoding flagellar hook-associated protein FlgK yields the protein MADLLNIGLSGLAANKTSLSVTGHNITNINTPGFSRQDTIQATRTPQFSGAGYIGSGTTLVDIRRSYSEFLTTQLRSSTSLNSDVKAYKSQIDQLDSLLAGTTTGITPSLQKFFSALQTAAEDPSNLPARQLVLSEAEGLSRRFNTVYDRLNEQNSFANKQMGAVTEQINRLAGSIASLNESISIAQANGSQPNDLLDAREETVRQLSTFVGVNVVAQNDGSQNVFIGSGQPLVIGSNAARLEVVPGTNDPNRSEIQFIVGSARQTITTQVTGGELGGILRYREDVLDKTFNSLGRLALSISDQVNSQLGQGLDLKGQVGTKLFGDFNEEALARLRVLPASTNSSNAAPVLNITNSSVLTTSDYRLEFDGTNYSARRLSDNQPMTVTQNPAGTLSFQDSAGRDQGFQVVIGSPAPAKDDFFVLQPTRIGASTMSTVLDQADQLAFAAPIRSEANLQNRGNGVITQPTLQTTGSDINPSALATAFPVTPPVALTYDAASNSFELPAGATLTRVDSKGQPIIPAPTPQFEPGQQNNYQLSMPGGIVINMSVSGRPQDGDRFNIAFNLNGVSDNRNALALVGLQNKQVVGVDPSVTGIATGSSFTDSYGDLIERVGTLTAQARQDNDATGAILKQAQDNRDSLSAVNLDEEAANLIKFEQYYNASAQVIQVARSLFDTLIGAFR from the coding sequence ATGGCTGACCTACTGAATATTGGCCTGTCGGGCCTGGCGGCAAACAAGACCTCGCTGTCGGTGACCGGGCATAACATCACCAATATCAATACCCCAGGGTTCTCGCGGCAGGACACCATCCAGGCAACGCGCACGCCGCAATTCAGCGGTGCCGGCTATATCGGCAGTGGCACCACGCTGGTAGACATTCGCCGTAGTTACAGTGAGTTTCTCACCACCCAGCTGCGTAGCAGCACGTCGTTGAACAGTGATGTAAAGGCATATAAGAGCCAGATTGACCAACTGGATTCGTTGCTGGCCGGCACGACTACGGGCATTACGCCGTCCCTGCAGAAATTCTTCTCAGCATTGCAGACGGCCGCCGAGGATCCCTCGAACCTGCCTGCACGGCAGCTGGTGCTTTCTGAGGCTGAAGGCCTGAGTCGGCGGTTCAATACCGTCTACGACCGCCTGAATGAACAGAACAGCTTCGCCAACAAGCAGATGGGTGCCGTTACCGAGCAGATCAACCGATTGGCTGGTTCCATTGCCAGCCTCAACGAGTCAATTTCCATCGCCCAGGCCAATGGCAGTCAGCCTAATGATCTGTTGGATGCGCGCGAAGAAACGGTGCGTCAACTTTCGACCTTTGTAGGCGTCAATGTCGTGGCGCAGAACGACGGCTCACAGAACGTTTTTATCGGTTCTGGCCAGCCGTTAGTAATCGGTAGTAACGCAGCTCGTTTAGAGGTGGTACCGGGTACTAACGACCCGAATCGCTCAGAGATCCAATTCATCGTTGGCTCGGCTCGGCAAACCATAACCACCCAGGTTACAGGCGGGGAGTTGGGAGGCATCTTGCGTTATCGCGAAGACGTGCTGGACAAGACCTTCAACTCTCTGGGTCGCCTCGCACTGTCGATCAGTGATCAGGTCAACAGCCAGTTGGGGCAGGGCTTGGATCTCAAGGGGCAGGTCGGTACCAAGCTCTTTGGTGACTTCAACGAGGAGGCGCTGGCTCGTTTGCGCGTGCTGCCTGCGTCCACCAATAGCAGTAACGCAGCGCCAGTGCTAAACATCACCAACAGCTCGGTATTGACCACCAGTGATTATCGGTTGGAGTTCGACGGCACCAACTACTCGGCGCGCCGCTTGAGTGACAACCAGCCGATGACAGTGACTCAGAATCCGGCTGGTACCCTAAGTTTCCAAGATAGCGCTGGGCGTGATCAGGGTTTCCAAGTAGTCATAGGTTCACCGGCGCCTGCAAAGGACGATTTCTTTGTGCTGCAGCCGACGCGTATTGGCGCGTCGACCATGTCCACAGTTCTAGACCAGGCCGACCAATTGGCCTTCGCCGCGCCGATTCGCTCTGAGGCCAATCTGCAGAACCGCGGTAATGGCGTAATCACTCAGCCAACGCTGCAGACTACTGGCAGTGACATCAATCCGTCGGCCTTGGCAACAGCCTTTCCTGTTACGCCACCGGTTGCATTGACATACGATGCCGCTTCAAACAGTTTCGAGTTGCCAGCAGGTGCGACGTTGACGCGCGTTGACAGCAAGGGGCAGCCGATCATCCCCGCACCTACGCCACAATTCGAGCCTGGTCAGCAGAATAATTACCAACTGAGTATGCCTGGTGGCATTGTTATCAATATGAGTGTTAGCGGCCGTCCACAAGATGGTGATCGCTTCAACATTGCATTCAACTTGAACGGCGTCTCCGATAACCGCAACGCCTTGGCATTGGTGGGCCTGCAAAACAAACAAGTGGTGGGCGTGGATCCCAGTGTTACCGGTATCGCCACCGGCTCCAGCTTTACCGACAGCTATGGCGACCTGATCGAGCGTGTCGGCACGCTGACCGCCCAGGCTCGCCAGGATAACGACGCCACCGGGGCTATCCTCAAGCAAGCTCAGGACAACCGTGACTCACTCTCGGCGGTCAACCTGGACGAAGAGGCAGCCAATCTGATCAAGTTCGAGCAGTACTACAACGCTTCGGCTCAGGTTATTCAAGTTGCGCGCTCTTTGTTCGATACCCTGATTGGAGCATTCCGATAG
- a CDS encoding flagellin: protein MALTVNTNIASLNTQRNLQSSSNSLATSMQRLSTGSRINSAKDDAAGLQISNRLTSQISGLNVAVRNANDGISLAQTAEGALQQSTNILQRMRDLSLQAANGSNDSVDRSALQKEVGALQNELSRIAETTTFGGRKLLDGSFGATAFQVGANSNETIDVTIGNASSNKIGAFTSDKSGSVLGTAVLGATATNYQPNGTMTISANGKEFKAQDMVVTDTASEVVKKINAAGSPVKASARTDAVLTLSGNVGTFDLKIELSKSDNTKVDSTIDLKGLTSAEQVVSAVNASGAGISAKVNGNGTLEISSADGASMKFTASGMSNAATPAALVAADIKLQARSAEDSDGDNAGDLSAAQDIAAVATGAIATGAVKLSSSAAYSLTGTAVAKVTGESAGTLSKISDVDVSTAYGAQNAIDVIDAAIAFIDSQRSDLGAVQNRFDNTISNLQSISENAEAARSRIKDTDFAAETATLAKNQVLQQAGTAILAQAKQLPQSVLSLLQ, encoded by the coding sequence ATGGCACTTACTGTAAATACCAACATCGCGTCGCTGAACACCCAGCGTAACCTGCAGTCTTCGTCCAACTCCCTGGCAACCTCCATGCAGCGCCTGTCTACCGGTAGCCGCATCAATAGCGCCAAGGATGACGCAGCAGGCCTGCAAATCTCTAACCGCCTGACCAGCCAGATCAGCGGCCTGAACGTTGCGGTGCGTAACGCCAACGACGGCATCTCCCTGGCTCAGACCGCTGAAGGCGCTCTGCAGCAGTCCACCAACATCCTGCAGCGTATGCGTGATCTGTCCCTGCAGGCTGCCAACGGCAGTAACGACTCGGTTGACCGCTCCGCGCTGCAAAAAGAAGTTGGCGCGCTGCAAAACGAATTGAGTCGTATCGCCGAAACCACCACCTTCGGTGGTCGTAAGCTGCTGGACGGCTCGTTCGGCGCTACTGCCTTCCAGGTTGGTGCGAATTCGAACGAAACTATCGATGTGACAATTGGTAATGCCAGCTCTAACAAGATTGGTGCATTCACATCTGATAAGAGCGGCAGTGTTCTTGGTACCGCAGTACTCGGTGCTACGGCTACCAATTATCAGCCAAATGGTACAATGACCATCTCCGCCAATGGTAAAGAGTTCAAAGCTCAGGATATGGTTGTGACTGACACAGCCTCTGAAGTTGTGAAGAAAATCAATGCCGCAGGATCGCCAGTTAAGGCCTCTGCTCGTACTGATGCCGTGCTCACATTGTCTGGTAACGTAGGCACGTTCGATCTGAAAATTGAGCTATCTAAATCTGATAATACTAAAGTCGACTCCACTATTGACCTAAAAGGACTAACTAGTGCTGAGCAGGTTGTTAGTGCTGTCAATGCGAGTGGTGCCGGTATTAGTGCAAAAGTAAATGGCAACGGTACGCTTGAAATTAGTTCTGCAGACGGTGCTTCTATGAAGTTCACCGCAAGCGGCATGAGCAATGCAGCTACCCCTGCTGCACTTGTTGCTGCAGATATTAAGCTTCAGGCGCGATCAGCTGAAGACTCTGACGGTGATAATGCGGGCGATCTTTCCGCTGCTCAGGACATCGCTGCAGTTGCAACGGGTGCTATTGCAACAGGTGCCGTTAAACTGAGCTCATCTGCAGCTTATTCATTAACTGGCACTGCTGTAGCTAAGGTAACAGGAGAGTCTGCAGGCACATTGTCAAAAATTAGCGATGTTGATGTAAGTACTGCTTACGGTGCGCAGAATGCTATCGATGTGATCGACGCCGCCATCGCGTTTATCGACTCGCAGCGTTCGGATCTGGGTGCCGTACAGAACCGCTTCGACAATACCATCTCCAACCTGCAGAGCATTTCGGAGAACGCCGAAGCTGCCCGTAGCCGCATCAAGGATACTGACTTCGCTGCCGAAACCGCCACGCTGGCCAAAAACCAGGTGCTGCAGCAAGCCGGTACTGCGATCCTGGCCCAGGCCAAGCAGCTGCCGCAGTCTGTGCTCAGCCTCCTGCAGTAA
- a CDS encoding flagellar protein FlaG — protein sequence MDINKVAGNTLVQASATTSPGSQKASGASAVSAQAADQDGQSTASRSQVDSAVVEIHSQIQNLQRDLNFSVDDSTGDVVVKVIDGESGKVVRQIPSKEVLELAARLEDVRSLMFEAKA from the coding sequence ATGGATATCAACAAAGTCGCGGGCAATACGCTTGTGCAAGCCTCAGCTACGACCAGCCCTGGCAGTCAAAAGGCTTCCGGGGCATCTGCCGTTTCTGCGCAAGCTGCCGATCAGGATGGCCAGTCAACGGCTAGTCGATCCCAGGTTGATTCTGCTGTGGTGGAAATCCACTCTCAGATTCAGAACCTTCAACGGGATCTGAATTTTTCGGTGGATGATTCGACCGGTGACGTGGTAGTGAAAGTCATTGATGGCGAGTCAGGCAAAGTCGTGAGGCAGATACCTTCCAAAGAGGTACTTGAGCTGGCCGCCCGGCTGGAAGATGTGCGTAGTTTGATGTTCGAGGCTAAGGCTTAA
- the flgH gene encoding flagellar basal body L-ring protein FlgH has product MNRLVCVFSILGSVVLSGCVAPAAKPNDPYYAPVLPRTPLPAAQNNGSIFQSGFENNLYGDRKAFRVGDVITISLSERMQASKNASSQLSKDSNANIGLTSLFGGGVSIDNPSSGLNPLKAENLGLSAQYGAQRDTSGSGQAGQSNSLTGSITVTVAEVLPNGLLVVRGEKWMTLNTGDELVRIAGLVRSDDVARDNTVASTRIADARITYSGTGAFADASQPGWLDRFFVSPLWPF; this is encoded by the coding sequence ATGAACCGCTTGGTGTGTGTGTTCTCGATTCTCGGCAGCGTAGTGCTGAGTGGCTGCGTGGCGCCTGCTGCCAAGCCCAACGATCCGTACTACGCACCTGTACTGCCGCGCACACCGCTGCCGGCAGCGCAGAACAATGGCTCGATCTTCCAGTCAGGGTTCGAAAACAACCTGTACGGCGATCGCAAGGCCTTTCGCGTGGGTGACGTGATCACCATCAGCCTCAGCGAGCGGATGCAGGCCAGCAAGAACGCCAGCTCGCAGCTGTCCAAGGACAGCAATGCCAATATCGGCCTGACCTCCCTGTTCGGTGGCGGTGTGTCGATCGACAACCCCAGCTCCGGTCTCAACCCGTTGAAGGCCGAGAACCTGGGGCTCAGCGCCCAGTATGGTGCCCAGCGTGACACCAGCGGCTCCGGCCAGGCCGGGCAGAGCAACAGCCTGACCGGCTCGATCACCGTGACAGTGGCCGAAGTGCTGCCCAACGGCCTGCTGGTGGTGCGCGGCGAGAAGTGGATGACCCTCAACACCGGCGACGAGCTGGTACGTATCGCCGGCCTGGTGCGCTCCGACGACGTGGCTCGCGACAACACCGTGGCCTCGACCCGTATCGCCGATGCGCGCATCACCTACTCCGGTACCGGCGCCTTCGCCGATGCCAGCCAGCCGGGGTGGCTAGATCGCTTCTTCGTCAGCCCGCTGTGGCCGTTCTGA
- a CDS encoding flagellar basal body P-ring protein FlgI codes for MRKWIITVAALLLASTAQAERLKDLASIQGVRTNQLIGYGLVVGLNGSGDQTTQTPFTVQTFNNMMAQFGIKVPEGGNVQLKNVAAVSIHADLPAFAKPGQTIDVTISSIGNAKSLRGGSLLMTPLKGIDGNTYAIAQGNLVVGGFDASGADGSRITVNVPSAGRIPGGATVERPVPSGFDQGNTLTLNLNRPDFTTAKNIVDHINELLGPGVAQALDGGSIRVSAPLDPSQRVDYLSILENLEVDVGQAVAKVIINSRTGTIVIGQNVRVQPAAVTHGSLTVTITEDPIVSQPGALSGGETAVVPRSRVGADEEQKPMFKFGPGTTLDEIVRAVNQVGAAPSDLMAILEALKQAGALQADLIVI; via the coding sequence ATGCGTAAATGGATCATCACCGTCGCTGCGCTGTTGCTGGCCTCGACCGCTCAAGCCGAGCGGCTCAAGGACCTGGCCAGCATCCAGGGCGTGCGCACCAACCAGTTGATCGGCTACGGCCTGGTCGTGGGCCTCAATGGCAGCGGCGACCAGACCACCCAGACCCCGTTCACCGTGCAGACCTTCAACAACATGATGGCGCAGTTCGGCATCAAGGTGCCGGAGGGCGGCAACGTGCAGCTGAAGAACGTCGCGGCGGTGTCCATCCACGCCGACCTGCCGGCGTTCGCCAAGCCTGGCCAGACCATCGACGTGACCATTTCCTCGATCGGCAATGCCAAGAGCCTGCGCGGTGGCAGCCTGCTGATGACGCCGCTCAAGGGGATCGACGGCAACACCTACGCCATCGCCCAGGGCAACCTGGTGGTGGGCGGCTTCGACGCCAGCGGTGCCGATGGTTCGCGCATCACCGTCAACGTGCCGTCGGCCGGTCGTATCCCCGGCGGTGCAACGGTCGAGCGTCCGGTGCCGAGCGGCTTCGATCAGGGCAACACCCTGACCCTGAACCTCAACCGCCCGGATTTCACCACCGCCAAGAACATCGTCGATCACATCAACGAGCTGCTCGGCCCGGGTGTGGCCCAGGCGCTGGATGGCGGCTCGATCCGCGTCAGCGCGCCGCTCGATCCGAGCCAGCGCGTCGACTATCTGTCGATTCTGGAAAACCTCGAGGTCGACGTCGGCCAGGCGGTGGCCAAGGTGATCATCAACTCGCGTACCGGCACCATCGTCATCGGCCAGAACGTGCGGGTGCAGCCTGCCGCCGTGACCCACGGCAGCCTGACGGTGACCATCACCGAAGACCCGATCGTCAGCCAGCCGGGCGCGCTGTCCGGCGGCGAAACCGCCGTGGTGCCGCGTTCGCGCGTCGGTGCGGACGAAGAACAGAAGCCGATGTTCAAGTTCGGCCCGGGTACCACCCTCGACGAAATCGTGCGGGCAGTGAACCAGGTGGGCGCTGCGCCTTCCGACCTGATGGCCATCCTGGAGGCGCTCAAGCAAGCCGGCGCCCTGCAGGCCGACCTGATCGTGATTTAA